gtgatgtgaacgtattatatatataaacattgTGATGCTGCATGTGTAAAAACAGCAGTGAAGTTATTATGATGATGATTAGTATGATGATACTTTGAATATTGCAAATTATCAATTAATGGATTAAATTATTCACAGGaacaattttaatatttaaccCACATAAGTTTGTAGtgttataataaataaagtaaattataaaaattaaaggaaaaaacccAAGGAATCTTCGAGGGACTAATTTGCAATTCCataaaaaattgcaaatgGGACAaagagttttttattttttatgcgaATGTGACTAAGAGTTAAGAAATGCCAACTTGCTTGCTCTCATTTTTTATGCGAATgtgcaaaaataaattatgtttCGGAGATCCAACCACTCATCTCATctgcaaattaattaaacgTATTTCATCCACTTATCTCATCTTCTGATTAATATCCCAACATCCACTCAAAAAGGGCCGTTGGTTTAGAGTTTCCGATACTTCCATTGGCCAAAAGCTCATTTTGGCTTGTGCAAACCAAAATGGATCATTCGGCTGATCAGACTGAGAATGCCGTTGATCAGGAAGCTGCAACAGACAACACAGTTTTAACCAGGGGCATGGATCTAGATGTTTTCGACGCTGCAAAAGAAGGCAAAACTGATGTCCTCAAGAGGAGACACCATCTTCACCAAATATTGACTCCAACCAAGAACACAGTCCTCCATATTTATATAGCTTTTGCAAGCACCCCAAATTACGTCGAACCAGAACACGAAGCGCTGAGGCCACCCAGCATTGTGAAAGAAATCCTTCAAATGTGGCCAGCACTACTATCGCAGAAGAACGAGAGTGGCGAGACTGCCTTACACATTGCGGCCAGACATGGGCGTGCTGATATAGTTGAACTTCTTATCAAAACTGCAAAAGCTGGTCGTCCTCAAGACCTTGAGAATGGGCCCACATCATCAATAGCAGCCTGGCAGATGCTCATAAGGGAAACCAATAACGAGAAGGACACAGCCTTGCACTTTGCAGTCCGATTTAATCACTTTCGTGTGGTGGAGATATTGACCAGAGAAGACCCTGACTTTTCCTACTCTGCTAATGATGCTGGGGAGACTCCACTTTATTTGGCTGCTGAGAGGAAATATGGAGTTTTGTTCTCTGAAATACTTAGCACTTGCACGGATCCAAATTACCAAGGCCTCAATGGAAGAACGGCTTTGCATGCTGCATTGATTTACGGTGATAAAAGTATATAAacttacattttcttttcctttttgattCACTTCCCAATTATACATTGTTTTTAAAGTTTGTATTAAGGTTGGGCAATTCCACTGAAGAACCGATGGGACTGGTTTGGttcctattttttattattattttggttcaCTCTCTCTCATTATCTCTCACTTTATCCCTCAGTCATCATCCCTCTCTTTATCTCAATCTATCCCCTTGTTTCTCtaacctctctctccttctcacATTCTCCTACTTTTGTTTCAACTCTCTCTCATCCATCTCCATATCTGGTCTGGTGACTCTGGTCGGATCCGGAGATCTATACTTGGATCTGCCTCTCTGACTTGCTTTCTCGCAGCCATTGGTTGGATATTTCTAAAGCTAACTGAATCAAGCCGATGGTGAACCGACCACGGTTAGTAAAACCTATGGACGGGTCACTCCCAAAAGACGTCTCACCAATGACGTTGGTTCGGTTGTTAGAATGTCTCTCTCGGTTCATCTTGGTTCGGTTGCCTAACCCAGTTTgtattgatttttatttttatttttaatttagaaaTGACCGAAGAAATactagagaagaaaaaggatttGGCGATTGCAGCAGACGAACAAGGGTGGACCCCACTTCACTACGCTGCATTCTCTGGTTGTACTTCAATTGTAAAACAACTTCTGCAAGCTGATAGATCCTCTGCCTACATTGTTGACAAAGCTGATAAGAAGACCGCTCTTCACATCGCAGCCTCCAGAGGCCATATAGGTGTAGTGAAAGACCTTATTTCTCATTGTCCTGATTGTTGTGAACTGGTCGACCAAAGACGTCGAAATGCTCTTCATTATGCTTTGGAGAAACATCAATCACGAATCACGACTTTTGTTCTAAAGGATTCATGGCTTAGCAACATCCTCCTAAATGCCAAGGACGTTGACGGCAACACACCCCTCCATCTGCTTGATGTTTCTCTCTTCGGGACTCGTTTCATTGGTGATGCTAGAGTTGATAAGATGACATTCAATAAGGAAAACATGAACGCTCTTGATGTCATTATAGCTGATGATTCAAGAAATGAGGTATGAACTTTTATCTAGATAACTTAATAATCCCTCGTTAAGTGAGAATTTGTGTCGGAGACTCAACTAAAAATTTGCAACTCTACATTGATGGTCTGTGTTGCAGATATATCTGGAACAAGCTTTGAAAAAGAATGGTGCCGAATCAGGCCATCGAATTCTAAGCAAAAGTTATGGTGGCCATCGgaaattgaaggaaaacaAAGGTGGTGAAGACACTGATGAAACGAACAATGTTA
Above is a genomic segment from Prunus dulcis chromosome 7, ALMONDv2, whole genome shotgun sequence containing:
- the LOC117635480 gene encoding protein ACCELERATED CELL DEATH 6-like, with the translated sequence MDHSADQTENAVDQEAATDNTVLTRGMDLDVFDAAKEGKTDVLKRRHHLHQILTPTKNTVLHIYIAFASTPNYVEPEHEALRPPSIVKEILQMWPALLSQKNESGETALHIAARHGRADIVELLIKTAKAGRPQDLENGPTSSIAAWQMLIRETNNEKDTALHFAVRFNHFRVVEILTREDPDFSYSANDAGETPLYLAAERKYGVLFSEILSTCTDPNYQGLNGRTALHAALIYGDKKMTEEILEKKKDLAIAADEQGWTPLHYAAFSGCTSIVKQLLQADRSSAYIVDKADKKTALHIAASRGHIGVVKDLISHCPDCCELVDQRRRNALHYALEKHQSRITTFVLKDSWLSNILLNAKDVDGNTPLHLLDVSLFGTRFIGDARVDKMTFNKENMNALDVIIADDSRNEIYLEQALKKNGAESGHRILSKSYGGHRKLKENKGGEDTDETNNVSEAHLVVAALIATVTFAAGFTIPGGYQSEKGPEQGSAVLSKNVAFKAFVITNTLALCMSSFSVLMHLYVSMHTKRKGISAAFDEVLYTTMWALILMVVAFLTGTYAILSPGLAITACVIGCFFFLILTHATLAEISPTYQRLIVVSSRFQIYRR